The proteins below come from a single Pieris brassicae chromosome 1, ilPieBrab1.1, whole genome shotgun sequence genomic window:
- the LOC123707693 gene encoding TGF-beta-activated kinase 1 and MAP3K7-binding protein 1-like isoform X2, giving the protein MIARPWTEDLPKCRNTCVASYLSHMGDSNSTDDCLCFYCQTEDNSCLYGVFEPHNGLDAARFIMQRMAAELLFPPPSLSNTDEEIRDRLRNAFISVEKAYIENYDGMIAERTSLQYRLQTLNETQISQNCDDILQRLKEIDHHLSGGTTVVLALVHNNKLFVANVGETRALLGRTDDNSVLRVVQLTMDHSLNNEDELLRLSQLGLDVNKLRNVQYLGNQTGTRCLGNYLVKGLYKAFPSISAAMSEPVVAAPEIHGPILLDESCRFLVLVSAGVYKRIQEVRGNSEETNKQLAQKIVENFRKQSEFTCVSQSVLEEIEDDFVTFCLQNNLTPKPNTHITLLIRNFNFLPPIPNDSCQKNASVRFNPIVQSKSNTLLNEIDSEFSNDCENDSIVDTNRSIESTSDVYPNRPYEKDKRIKGYVDFSCYYENVAKARKNGTLPSFIK; this is encoded by the exons ATGATTGCCAGACCCTGGACCGAGGATCTGCCAAAGTGCCGAAATACCTGCGTAGCCTCTTATTTATCTCACATGGGCGACTCTAACTCTACTGACGATTGCTTATGTTTTTATTGCCAAACTGAAGATAATTC ctGCCTTTATGGTGTATTTGAGCCACACAATGGTTTAGATGCAGCCAGGTTTATAATGCAGAGAATGGCTGCAGAGCTTCTGTTCCCTCCACCCTCCTTAAGCAATACTGATGAGGAAATTAGGGATAGACTTAG aaaTGCTTTTATATCAGTAGAGAAAGCATATATAGAAAACTATGATGGAATGATAGCTGAACGGACTAGTCTTCAATATAGATTGCAAACTTTAAATGAAACACAA ATATCTCAAAACTGTGATGACATCCTTCAACGCCTAAAAGAAATTGATCATCACCTATCTGGAGGCACTACAGTTGTATTAGCTCTTGTTCATAACAATAAGCTATTTGTGGCCAATGTTGGTGAGACCCGGGCACTCCTTGGCAGAACAGATGATAATTCAGTGCTAAGAGTTGTCCAATTGACCATGGACCATAGTTTGAATAATGAGGATGAGTTGTTACGACTTTCACAGTTAGGATTGGATGTCAATAAACTTAGAAATG TGCAATATCTAGGCAATCAAACTGGAACACGGTGTCTTGGTAACTATCTAGTAAAGGGTTTATATAAGGCATTTCCTAGTATTAGTGCAGCTATGTCAGAGCCTGTTGTGGCAGCGCCAGAGATACATGGACCCATATTGCTAGATGAATCTTGCAG GTTCTTAGTCCTAGTCAGCGCGGGAGTCTATAAGCGCATTCAAGAAGTCCGAGGCAACAGCGaggaaacaaataaacaactcGCACAGAAAATTGTTGAGAACTTCCGAAAACAGTCGGAATTTACGTGTGTTAGTCAATCTGTGTTAGAAGAAATCGAAGATGATTTCGTAACATTTTGccttcaaaataatttaacgccAAAACCAAATACGCATATAACCCTATTAATACGAAACTTCAACTTCCTCCCGCCAATTCCAAATGACAGCTGTCAAAAAAACGCCTCAGTCAGATTTAATCCTATAGTTCAGTCGAAGTCGAACACGCTCTTGAACGAAATCGATTCTGAATTTTCAAATGATTGCGAGAACGATTCTATTGTTGACACGAATAGATCGATCGAGTCGACATCCGATGTATACCCAAATCGCCCTTATGAAAAGGATAAACGCATTAAGGGGTATGTTGATTTTTCAtgttattatgaaaatgtgGCGAAAGCCCGCAAAAATGGCACCTTGCCAAGTTTTATTAAGTGA
- the LOC123707693 gene encoding TGF-beta-activated kinase 1 and MAP3K7-binding protein 1-like isoform X3, translating to MIARPWTEDLPKCRNTCVASYLSHMGDSNSTDDCLCFYCQTEDNSCLYGVFEPHNGLDAARFIMQRMAAELLFPPPSLSNTDEEIRDRLRNAFISVEKAYIENYDGMIAERTSLQYRLQTLNETQISQNCDDILQRLKEIDHHLSGGTTVVLALVHNNKLFVANVGETRALLGRTDDNSVLRVVQLTMDHSLNNEDELLRLSQLGLDVNKLRNVQYLGNQTGTRCLGNYLVKGLYKAFPSISAAMSEPVVAAPEIHGPILLDESCRFLVLVSAGVYKRIQEVRGNSEETNKQLAQKIVENFRKQSEFTCVSQSVLEEIEDDFVTFCLQNNLTPKPNTHITLLIRNFNFLPPIPNDSCQKNASVRFNPIVQSKSNTLLNEIDSEFSNDCENDSIVDTNRSIESTSDVYPNRPYEKDKRIKG from the exons ATGATTGCCAGACCCTGGACCGAGGATCTGCCAAAGTGCCGAAATACCTGCGTAGCCTCTTATTTATCTCACATGGGCGACTCTAACTCTACTGACGATTGCTTATGTTTTTATTGCCAAACTGAAGATAATTC ctGCCTTTATGGTGTATTTGAGCCACACAATGGTTTAGATGCAGCCAGGTTTATAATGCAGAGAATGGCTGCAGAGCTTCTGTTCCCTCCACCCTCCTTAAGCAATACTGATGAGGAAATTAGGGATAGACTTAG aaaTGCTTTTATATCAGTAGAGAAAGCATATATAGAAAACTATGATGGAATGATAGCTGAACGGACTAGTCTTCAATATAGATTGCAAACTTTAAATGAAACACAA ATATCTCAAAACTGTGATGACATCCTTCAACGCCTAAAAGAAATTGATCATCACCTATCTGGAGGCACTACAGTTGTATTAGCTCTTGTTCATAACAATAAGCTATTTGTGGCCAATGTTGGTGAGACCCGGGCACTCCTTGGCAGAACAGATGATAATTCAGTGCTAAGAGTTGTCCAATTGACCATGGACCATAGTTTGAATAATGAGGATGAGTTGTTACGACTTTCACAGTTAGGATTGGATGTCAATAAACTTAGAAATG TGCAATATCTAGGCAATCAAACTGGAACACGGTGTCTTGGTAACTATCTAGTAAAGGGTTTATATAAGGCATTTCCTAGTATTAGTGCAGCTATGTCAGAGCCTGTTGTGGCAGCGCCAGAGATACATGGACCCATATTGCTAGATGAATCTTGCAG GTTCTTAGTCCTAGTCAGCGCGGGAGTCTATAAGCGCATTCAAGAAGTCCGAGGCAACAGCGaggaaacaaataaacaactcGCACAGAAAATTGTTGAGAACTTCCGAAAACAGTCGGAATTTACGTGTGTTAGTCAATCTGTGTTAGAAGAAATCGAAGATGATTTCGTAACATTTTGccttcaaaataatttaacgccAAAACCAAATACGCATATAACCCTATTAATACGAAACTTCAACTTCCTCCCGCCAATTCCAAATGACAGCTGTCAAAAAAACGCCTCAGTCAGATTTAATCCTATAGTTCAGTCGAAGTCGAACACGCTCTTGAACGAAATCGATTCTGAATTTTCAAATGATTGCGAGAACGATTCTATTGTTGACACGAATAGATCGATCGAGTCGACATCCGATGTATACCCAAATCGCCCTTATGAAAAGGATAAACGCATTAAGGG
- the LOC123707693 gene encoding TGF-beta-activated kinase 1 and MAP3K7-binding protein 1-like isoform X1, whose protein sequence is MIARPWTEDLPKCRNTCVASYLSHMGDSNSTDDCLCFYCQTEDNSCLYGVFEPHNGLDAARFIMQRMAAELLFPPPSLSNTDEEIRDRLRNAFISVEKAYIENYDGMIAERTSLQYRLQTLNETQISQNCDDILQRLKEIDHHLSGGTTVVLALVHNNKLFVANVGETRALLGRTDDNSVLRVVQLTMDHSLNNEDELLRLSQLGLDVNKLRNVQYLGNQTGTRCLGNYLVKGLYKAFPSISAAMSEPVVAAPEIHGPILLDESCRFLVLVSAGVYKRIQEVRGNSEETNKQLAQKIVENFRKQSEFTCVSQSVLEEIEDDFVTFCLQNNLTPKPNTHITLLIRNFNFLPPIPNDSCQKNASVRFNPIVQSKSNTLLNEIDSEFSNDCENDSIVDTNRSIESTSDVYPNRPYEKDKRIKGKVVYIQTGRKNIFHHLSRFWRSIRFSYISARVYNNNAGVNIAYT, encoded by the exons ATGATTGCCAGACCCTGGACCGAGGATCTGCCAAAGTGCCGAAATACCTGCGTAGCCTCTTATTTATCTCACATGGGCGACTCTAACTCTACTGACGATTGCTTATGTTTTTATTGCCAAACTGAAGATAATTC ctGCCTTTATGGTGTATTTGAGCCACACAATGGTTTAGATGCAGCCAGGTTTATAATGCAGAGAATGGCTGCAGAGCTTCTGTTCCCTCCACCCTCCTTAAGCAATACTGATGAGGAAATTAGGGATAGACTTAG aaaTGCTTTTATATCAGTAGAGAAAGCATATATAGAAAACTATGATGGAATGATAGCTGAACGGACTAGTCTTCAATATAGATTGCAAACTTTAAATGAAACACAA ATATCTCAAAACTGTGATGACATCCTTCAACGCCTAAAAGAAATTGATCATCACCTATCTGGAGGCACTACAGTTGTATTAGCTCTTGTTCATAACAATAAGCTATTTGTGGCCAATGTTGGTGAGACCCGGGCACTCCTTGGCAGAACAGATGATAATTCAGTGCTAAGAGTTGTCCAATTGACCATGGACCATAGTTTGAATAATGAGGATGAGTTGTTACGACTTTCACAGTTAGGATTGGATGTCAATAAACTTAGAAATG TGCAATATCTAGGCAATCAAACTGGAACACGGTGTCTTGGTAACTATCTAGTAAAGGGTTTATATAAGGCATTTCCTAGTATTAGTGCAGCTATGTCAGAGCCTGTTGTGGCAGCGCCAGAGATACATGGACCCATATTGCTAGATGAATCTTGCAG GTTCTTAGTCCTAGTCAGCGCGGGAGTCTATAAGCGCATTCAAGAAGTCCGAGGCAACAGCGaggaaacaaataaacaactcGCACAGAAAATTGTTGAGAACTTCCGAAAACAGTCGGAATTTACGTGTGTTAGTCAATCTGTGTTAGAAGAAATCGAAGATGATTTCGTAACATTTTGccttcaaaataatttaacgccAAAACCAAATACGCATATAACCCTATTAATACGAAACTTCAACTTCCTCCCGCCAATTCCAAATGACAGCTGTCAAAAAAACGCCTCAGTCAGATTTAATCCTATAGTTCAGTCGAAGTCGAACACGCTCTTGAACGAAATCGATTCTGAATTTTCAAATGATTGCGAGAACGATTCTATTGTTGACACGAATAGATCGATCGAGTCGACATCCGATGTATACCCAAATCGCCCTTATGAAAAGGATAAACGCATTAAGGG
- the LOC123714337 gene encoding transcription factor BTF3 homolog 4-like, whose protein sequence is MNTEKLKKLQSQVRIGGKGTPRRKKKVVHATAATDDKKLQSSLKKLSVNTIPGIEEVNMIKDDGTVIHFNNPKAQASLAANTFAITGHGENKQIAEMLPGILSQLGPEGLTQLKRIASSVAAPKPIDEDDEVPNLVGNFDEASKQEAKEVITEEKEKEKEEKKPEADTKVSDKKID, encoded by the coding sequence atgaacaCGGAGAAGTTGAAAAAACTGCAGTCACAGGTGCGCATCGGCGGCAAGGGTACTCCTAGGCGCAAGAAGAAGGTTGTCCATGCGACGGCCGCGACAGATGACAAAAAATTACAGTCATCATTGAAGAAGTTATCAGTCAATACAATTCCTGGCATCGAAGAAGTTAATATGATCAAAGATGATGGTACGGTAATTCATTTCAATAACCCTAAAGCACAGGCATCGCTCGCCGCGAATACATTTGCTATTACTGGTCATGGTGAAAACAAGCAAATTGCGGAGATGCTGCCCGGTATCCTGAGCCAGCTAGGCCCTGAAGGGCTCACCCAGCTTAAAAGGATAGCATCAAGTGTGGCTGCTCCAAAGCCTATTGACGAAGACGACGAAGTACCTAACCTAGTCGGTAACTTTGACGAGGCTTCTAAGCAAGAAGCAAAGGAAGTCATTACTGAAGAAAAGGAAAAAGAGAAAGAGGAAAAGAAACCTGAGGCCGACACCAAAGTCTCCGACAAGAAGATCGATTAG